GCtggttaatatttaatttagcCCCGAGCCCGCGTGTTTAATTACGCACATTTAATTCTTCTCCACCTTACTCGTGGCCTGCCTCAAGCTCCGCGTCCGCAGCGCtggggccgcagccccgcggggccggatcctgccaaGCAagggggggccgcggcccctTGTTGCCAAGAGCCATCGCAGGCAGGAGGCTCGAAGCAGCAGCCGAGCAGGATCCTGCCTCACCCCACTCCGTGTCGGGTGGGAAAAGCCAGGGACAAGGAAAAGGCGAGGACGGCAGGAGCAAAAGCGGAGGATTTGGTGGGAAAACGCTTCGAGAAACCGTCCCAAACCTGTCCGGGGCCACCAGCAGGAGGAGCGAGGGTGGAAGGGGCTCGTggggggtccctgtgccccGGAGCCCGGCCCGTGCCTGCCTGCtactgaaataagaaataggGGGCATCGGTGGGAGCTGGTGGCcccgtggggctgcaggggcccGTATGGAAagccccaatcccccccccccggcacatCCCTCGACCCGGCACGCAGCTGGACCCGGCTGCTGGCACCACGCAGCGCCCGCGATGGATTTCTGGCTCCGGCCCGtcttaattaatatttttaattacaaaatggaTGCGCTGACAGGTTCTGCTCGCAGGGCACGGCAGAGGGAGGACGGTGCCAGCGCGGGCGCTGCCGCCGCgctgtgggaggaggaggaggaggaggggggctgGCGCCCGGCCGGGAACAAGCGCTGCCCGCGGGGAGCGGGTGCTGAGGGGGAGCCAAACCCTTGCGGAAACCCAGAGCAAAAACCCTGCGGAGCCAAAGGATGGAAGCCTGCGGTGGAAAAGGCCTCCTTACACCCTCCTCATCCTCGCTTTCCTGCAGCGGCTGCGTGCCCGTGGCACCGAAAAAGGGCCCAGCTGGTTCTGCCGAGCCGCGTGCTAGGGCACCACATCGATGTTTAACGCGCCCTAAGCAGCTCATCCCTCGATTAAGCACACGGCAGCCAGCCCTGCGGTCCCCGGACAGAGGGAAATGGCAGTTTACcaccagctgcttctgctgacATTTGATTGTTCAAACAAGGCCcggggaaaacaaaaagacacaGCGTGGCAGAGCGCAGCGTCCGTCAGAGCCCGCCAAGCCCTGCCAGCACTTGGGACACAGAAGGGATTTCAGTCAGAAGGGCTCTTTATGATCAAATTAACGGGGTAGTATTCCCCACCCAGGCAATGCCATTTGGATtcggtggttttttttgttttgttttgttttttttttcccccggtAATGGGCTTTGCAGCAGCAAGTCTATTTCGATGCTTCCTGCACACAAGGGGCCAGGCGTGCCTGCTCGGTGCCGGAGCTCCCTGAGCCCCAGCGCTGCGGAGGCGATGCcggccgggcggggagcggagcAGCCCTGCGGGACAGCACAGAAGGGGCTCACGGAGCAGTCCCAGCTTGGGTAGCCGCAGCCCCCGAGCTCGCCCCGGGGCTGCCTTACCCCTGTGGCACAGCTACGTCCCCTCCAGCAAAATGCAGACTCCTCGCCGCCCTGTCCCGGAGAAGTGCCATCCCCTCCAGGTTCTTTGGAGATCTCGGTCCCAAAAGATGCCCAGCCTTCCTCTggaggactgctggggacacaaCAGCGTCAGGAATCAGCTCCGAATCTCCAGGTTGCTTAAAAAGCCCaaccccagggctggggcctCGCAGGGTGAAGCCCTGGCTGGGGCAGCCCGGGGAAGCTCCGTGCATCAGGGCTGCCTCGCGTTACCCCGCCAGGGTGGCAGCACGCCACTAAACCGCGATGGATCCATTTAGAGGGGAGCGCCTCGAGGCCACGGCATCGCTTCAGCTCCGGAAGGCGATCAAGACGTCCGCAAACATCTTCAGAGCAGGGTTTGTGCTGACAGAGGGCCAGGAGGCTGGCGGGGGGGAGATGTGCTCCGTGCATTTCAAAGCTGGCCTCGCTGCCTGGCTTTGGGGAGGGAGGCACGGGGTGGCGCAGGGGGGTGGCTGCACGCGAGGCACTTTCCTACTGCAAAACACCACTAAAAAAAGCCTTGCTTTGGGGACACGCAGCCCGCCTTCACCACCACCAAGAACACGACGTGCTGGCAGCACCGCGAGGGTGAGAGCTCACATGCCTGGGGCCGCGCACCCGGTACCGTAACACGGGTTCCTGCACGGGTGCCTGCAGGGCACGCGGGACGGATCCTGCGCTGGAGGCCAGGGCACGGCAGGGTTCCACCACTTCTGGACAAGATAAGTGCCTGCATGTGCTCCTCCTCCCTCCGTGGTGTGAAACAcacaagggaagggaaggagcagagggctGCCCCTGTGCTCTGTAGCCCGTTACTGCCCCGCGCCAGGTGCCGCACGCCGTTCGAGGAAGAGCTGTTCATCTTCACTCAAACCAGCCGAGAGCTATTCAGCAAGTTGCTCGGAGATACAAATTCAACGAGATGagctattaaaatattcacCGCCCTGAAGACAGCGAGTGCCAGGACGTCTTTCAACATTTGCACTTCACCGTAGCGAGACTCAGCCCTGTTGAACACACTAAACTGCTGAGTGCTCGACACTTAAATAGCTCCTTCCATTTTGGGAAGAGATTAGTAAAGTATAGAAGCAGCTATTTAACATTCAGGAAGTGCAATGCGTACAGGGGAGTTATCAATCACTCCCGGCAGATGGTAAATGTATCTCCTTTCACCACAAACTGAGCAGCAAACATTCAAATTCATCACCAAGACAACATATTTAAATCCTCTTCTATTTTCAATTCATACGTTTTTAAACTGCTAAGTAATGAAAATCAATATTTTCGCCCACGCCGCTGGGAGGGGGCCTCGGAAGCTCTGCCCGGCCGGGGAAGATGCGCTCCGCGTATTTCAGTCACGCAAAGTTATCCGCGACGAAGCCAGACGTGATGGCCCGCGGGCAGGTCGCGCCTGCGGCTACGGCAGCGCCAACTGGCCGCAGCCCAGCGAGCTCCGGTGGAACAACGATTTACCAGCACTTTTACCAGCACTTTTAACAGCACTTACACATCGAGGGAGGATGCAGCGCGGTCCGGCACGGAGTGGTGGAGATGGGCTCAGGTGACCTCAACTCCCCTTCGGGTGGGGGGGAATTTTGATAGAAAGTAGGACTTGCACACGCTTTTAGCTGAAAACAGGAGGAGACCGGTGCTCCTCTTGCACAGATCATTACTAAATCTCAGCTCTGTTAGGGTGTTTCTTCGATGACCAGTTATTTAAAACGCACTTCCCAAAAATTACATGAACTCCAAATGAGATGCATTTAGCAGAAATAACTCACGTCAGCAACACACTGCGTGCACTTTACTTGAGCAGACAGAGAATATACACCTCTGGCCCTTATCCCAAATCAGAAACTCTTAACTGctgaagtaaaaacatttttcatcctATTTTGGATCAAACACCTTCCAGAATTCCTTAAAAGGAGAAATCTCAAAAGACACCAAGACGATTGCTACCCAGCACTCACCTGTGGCCATACGCAGGGGGAAGGCATACACCGAAATAACGAAAACACTCCGTGTTTGTCTTAAgataaaaaatttattttacaatctTATAAAGCAGCTTTACATTAAGCACAAACGTTGATCCATTTACTTTGTATATAAACATAGTAGAACCTTTCCTTCTGCAAAAAGTCTTGTCTTGCCGTATATAAAACTAACATGTGCACATTGTGCTTAAACTGCAAAGTCTGTACAGCTTTACAAAGGACTACCCTTTACAAGAGCATCCTGTAAACAATTTATTGCATATTTAACACATGGTGTATATCCCACAtgtaaaaatgtagaaaaaataaagtacaattACAAGGTGAATGAAAATAGCAGCTTTCAGTGAATGTCTTGCACAATGGCTGAGAAAAACAGCACTGCCACACTTGTACAGTTGTGCTTGTGTCACTGGTTTGCATATACCCATGCGTACTATGTTTCCAATGAAGTCTATGTACAGTAAGCCTCATGGAAAGGTTAAACAGATCTTAGTCTCTAAGACCTTTGTCAGCTTGAAGATTGAAAAAGCACAGGAATAAAAATTTAAGTGAATTCAATGACATTATGGGCACCGATGTCCAAAAATCCTCTCCTACTGCATAActctattcaaaaaaaaaaaaaacaaccaagcaaaCAAGAAAGGAGAAGCCCACACGCGAATTCTCTTCACTTCTACAACCTGTGACAGTGGGTGGTTCAATTTGTACATGTGCAAAGGCCAACAGAAATGCAGTGGAGATATTAAGGATAAGGTGGTCTGACACGACCGACTGCGCTGGCATTGCCAGCTATCGCTTCTGAGCTCATCTACCTGCTGGGCCGATTCCAATGAAGCACCACTGCACTTTTAAACTGGcattaaaaaggggaaagaaaaacaaaacagaagaaaaaaaaaaaaaaaaagaggaaattgtGGCCTCAGTAAGGCACCGGTACTGCCTCTTGAGCAGTACCCAAATAGTCTCTCTAGATTCCCCAAATCCAAAACGGGCAAAAGATGGAGGAAACACGCAGGAGAAAGATGTTTCTGTTTGTAGTGAGGACCAGTCATTTGGAAAGGAAGCACATTTTTCTGGGTtggtttctgtgtgtgtgcacacatgtaagtaaaagaaaaaaatatataaaaagaattcACCTCTGCTAACTTTGGTATTGAAATTTCTCCTGTGACATCCACTTTTCACATTAATGCATATGATCATATAGCATGCGTTTGCAGAGATCAAGTAATTATAAAGTTGCTTCAAATATCtgcaagaaatagaaaaaagcattacaaaagaaagaaaacaaaccaaaaatcaaGATGCACATTGTCCTTGTGCCCAGCGTTTTTGCGATTTGAATCAGCTTTGTTCTCCATACAAACACCTTAAGCTCAACCCCCGCCTACACATACAACATGTAATAGGATCAGTGGAAAAACCCCGAAGCTAGTACATGTCCTTACCACGCTGGTGCATGTCGGGAGCTTTCGAGCCCGGGACTCGGAAAGCAAACACCAGCGTGCCTTAACAGAGCTGATGACCTGATATTTGCTACGCTACCAAACTAAACAATACCGATCTAATGATGCAATCGGTTGGTTTTACTCTTCTGGATCAACCAGGAACCTCCATGCTGAGAAGGCAGACCCGCGGTGGGTGTAAAGGATTTATAAATACGAGGAAGAAACCGCCTGGTTTCTCCTGCATTACGACAGTAAAGTAAAAGCGTTTGGGTTCCGACGCGTTTGGTTATTGCACAGGTCCCCTTGCTCGCTCGGCAGAGCCACGACAACAAAGCACACCGAGTAAACCAGGGCTGGGGACGTCACGACCCCTGACGTTACGAGCGAGACGGCCGGCAGAGGCGAAACTTGATGTTAAAGCACAGACGGAGCTGGAAAGCCCTATGGggtaatttacatttttaaagtgctgGATATACTTAAGcaggttaaaaatgaaaatcgCCATAGGACAACGTTAACTATCTCAAATCAAACTTCCTGTGTGCTACTCGAAGTGAGCTCCACGTCACGTTCAGGAATTTACTACAGGTCTCCCAGCGAATGTAGTTGCCAATGTTTGCAGAAACCTCTCGgatggaattaaaaaatacagtacaAAACACTGGGCTCCACGACACGAGATTCCAGCTACCAGGGAGGACGTGACACCAGCAAACCTTGTAAATTTGGCTTCATAAAAAAGGGGGTGCCATGGCTGCAGGCTTTCCGCAGCCCACGTGCCCCACCGAATTGTGCTTAACGTGATGTGACTCTGAAGCCTGAACGCTGTCTGTGGGTTTTCTGTCCACACATCTCTAAAGAAACCATACAGATAAAGGATCTCCATatagagaattaaaaaaaacctgtgtATTTCTCACCCCAAGAAAAGAATCcatataaaaagaaacaccTTGAAAAAGCTACGCTGTCCACTACCCAGGCTACAAGTAAATACACATTTACTGCATTACACCACATGATCCGTTACGCTGTTCCAACATATACACATCGAACTCCATTTTTAAAGAGGCCACATACTAACTTTTCAGGCAAGTGCTGGACTTTAGAGACCTGTATGgcttctgtaaatattttcctgcaaaacGGAAAAACAAAGACGTCCCCCAGCTCAGGAGCACAAACGGGTTTTGCTTCGTGCGGCTAACTTCACGGTGGAGCACTAAGGACAGGTGAGCGAGCTGAAGTTCCCGAATCCTACCCATCAGACCCAAATATTTTCACACTGGAATGCAATTATTTCAGGAGATCAGTTCTAAGGATCACTTCTTTGAAACGGTCTGTAAAAATTTAGTATGCAACCTTTTGAAATGTACCTCCGCCGAGCTCCGAGGAGCCAACCCTTCCCGCCGACAGCAGGCACGGGGGTTTTGGTCGTCAGCTCTAGTTGTGCTTTGCCCTGCCGCCCCGTAGGTAGCTCTTCCACCGCTTGACGAACTCTTTGAAAATCGGGGACTCGTCgatggtgctgagcagctggagctggttGATGTGGGTGGTGTGATAGTCCCAGCGGGCCAGGTTGGGAGCGGTGCCGAGCATGAAATGCCGGAGGTCGTAGATGGTCCCTGAGCCGGTGTCGTAGAGGGGCAGCATGGCCTTCAGGGACTCCATGCCCCGCTCGTAGAGCACCCGcgcctccttccccagcttctcCCCGGCCGTTTCCTTCAAGTCATAGAGCCCGATCAGCGAGTACATGAACCCGTTGAGCACGAAGGAGCTGGGCGAGGTGGGGTACTCCTCGTACCAGTCGTGCCTGTTCATGAACACGGCTTTCACCCCGTGCTGCTCCGACGGCAGCTTGTAAGGCGCCGTGGCCCGCAGGGCCGAGCTGAGGAACGTGTGGTCCTTCGTCAGCAGGTAGGCCCTGACCAGCGTGGAGATGGCCTGGCCCTGGGCCATGGCCGAGTACCAGCCCGGGTCCAAGGACTTAAAGCCTTCCCCCAGCTTCCGCGTCACCATGATGGGCCAGCCGCCCCGCTCGTCCTGGTTCCTCACCAGCCAGCTGCTCGCAGCGAAAAAAGCCGCCATGTGAGCCGTGGCCGATATGGTGACGTTGTCGAGGAAGCCCCTTCCCTTTGCTACCAGCCTGACCACCTTCTTAGGCATGATTTTGGTCTGCTTCACGGCCTTCGTGTTGGAGAGGCCCACCCCCTTCCGCAGGTCGGTCACCAGGTCTCTGGTGACGGTGCTCCAGCTGGTCCGGGGCCCGATGCCGTAGTAGATGTCCCGGTCCTTGAAAGCGATGAGCTGCGTGTTGGAGACGTAGTGCACGGTGAAGAGCTGGTTCTTCTCTGTTGTCTCCAGAACCACGGAAATGCTCCCGTTCGTTATGAATTTGAGATCGAAAGAGATAATAAAATCTCTGCTGTTCCCAAGCTGCAGAGATACCCCCTCGgtattttctgcaaaacaaacaaataaaaaattgtcAGTGGTAAAGCCCTCATTTTTGCAGAACTATTTAAGATAGCAAGCGCAGCTTCCAGAGGTAACCAGCTACCAGACAAAATCCAAATGCTTTTAGGGTAGCTGATCAATAATTCAAGCGGTCTCTTCTTTCCGtacatatattatttaattaagCATAAAAGTAAATCCGTGCGCGGCGGCtgactccagcagcagcagggagcatcCCACGCTAACGCGCTGCCGCACCGCACCGAGCAGCAGGAGCGCCAGGGGCTCCACAAATTGCTTCATCCGACACATCTGAAAAGTGAACGACGGaggggtgcagcaggggctggcagaATTTGGGGTAAAGGAAAGCTAAGGAACGGCGGGATCTTACTGCTGCCTTCAATTGGTCCCGGGAGGACGCAGAGCTGGACTTCTGCAGCGCACAGGGACAGGACGAGGCTCAGCAGCCACATTGCAAGAACATAAACCCCAACCAGGCATTAGGGTGACAAGAGAAAGACAAGGGGAGAATAAATTCCCCCCTTTGAGCGTGCCGGACACCTGAAGTTGGTGTCTCGCTGCCTCCTCTTCGGTAGCTCAAAATATAAGCCAACAACCACCCTTTTGTTCCAAACTGGAAATTTAACttggcaggaagaaaaacaaaaccggGGCGTCACTCGTAGAGCCGCATTTCTGAATAAAGCTCTGCTTTCAGCAAACAAGCTGGGAGTGCTGAGAAGCAAGTATTTAGGATCCTGCTGGGACTAACATTTAcatctgtgattttttctttcccgaGGTGTTCCAAAAACCAGCGCTCTGATTATTTTAacggaaagaaaaataaaataatatagaaaGACTAAcatgttaaaattatttattaaccCCTCCATTGGCAAAActcagtttaattaaaatatatatatatgtattaaataaAGCTCCTAGGCAATACCACATAATGAAACCCGGTGTTCTCTCTCAGcctagattttaaaatgtaaaatcaaCTCCTCCCCAAAAAACCTCCACTAGAAGATCAAAGGGCTAATTAGTTTGTAAGGCTGTGCGCAAATCCTATAGCTTTGAAGGCACAGAGGGATGATAAACACTTAAAGACAGTCATTTTGAATTAACGGCTTTTCACGGAATAAAACTCTCCTGTGTGAggcaattgttttcttttttgctactTCTTGATGTGTGAAATATCccataaatatttctgtgcgCGGAAAGTGGGTTATGGTCAGCCTTCCCTGAACAACAGAGGCTTTTCCCTATCTCCCCAACTCATCTATTGCATTTTGCATCACGACCGTTTCCACATCTTGCGTTGTAGGCTGCTATTGTAGTGTACCTATTATTTTGACTGAATGTCATGTTTTCAAATCTTTGAAAGTAAAAGCTTCCCTCCTTTGAGTTTTGGAGATCAGCatctgcttttggaaaaaaaaaagcagagcgCTTTGCTACACAACATTTTGCTCCGATGAAgaatctaattaaaaaaaatcacacaattCCTGCCAACCAAGCTTTACGGTTCCTTGTAAATAAATGCTTGTGTGATAACAAAGTGAATTATAATAGAGGAAAAGTTttcagaagcagaggaaaaccAAAGGCTGCCTGTTCTCTGTACAGCCTTAAGCGCCCATAAATCCATTACTTAAGGCCATCTAAGATGAGTGGATGCATACTGTGGCCTTCAAGCCCTGCAGATTACTCTGCCATCAATAAAGGATGAGGAGAGAATACATAACAGATCTTTTAGCCTTTCCTCTCCCTGTATTTATCTACTACAAAGACACGAGAGTGTTCGACATTTTTTCCCTAGAGACCCAGGCCTAAGGTGCCAACCGAAAATTACTTCATTGTCTTTTTAAGTAATGGACTCATTAATTCTAATGGGTATTgattgaagaaaaatacattacgTCCTTATTAATGAGCCTGTCCTAGCACAAAGGAAACTCTTGCATGAAATAATGAATTTCTCAAAATAAACCTCTGCTAAGtacaaaacagaatattttagaaGTCAAGAGGCAGCAACAAAATGCACCTCCTGCCTCTATGGGCGATGAGAGCCCGTGTGCAGCCCCAGACCTCCAGGATCAGCCGGGACACGGTGAGGACAGCTTTGAGCAGCACCTCGAGTCACAGCAGCTGCCACAGGGGAGCGGGGCCTCACGCCAGAGAGCAAAGTCCCACCAACACCATGTCTGTGTTGGCCAGGAGTCACTGGAGGAGCTTTTGGTGCCCGTCTATCCGTAGGGGTTGCTCTCCTCCCTTAAAGAGTGGTGTAAAAACccttagaaaaatatttgtcgCCCATGCATGATCGCTCCAATATAAAAGCTGATCTAATCAGAGAGACAGATCCTTCCTGAACCAGCAGCTCAGGGCAGAAGGCATGAAAAGCCCATCCCCTGCCCTCTGAAAATACTGACACTGTACGTGTGTTTACCTGGGTTAACCAGAACTGAGGGCTGCACGGCGCTCCAATTTTGCTAAAATAATTGCATCCCAAAGAAGAGGGACACAGGGTCCAACCGACCACTCACACGTGCTACATTTGCTCAAGGCTGAAAATAGCCTTTATCTGTCATCTCTCAGCAGAGGCTTACCACACGTCAGCACCATTTCCCAGCCTTCACAACtggttaaatatttttgcttctattttgaaacagaagctaAAAGGCTCAGGAAATGCGAGCGCAGCTTCTCTGTCaagctgcattgccctccatGTGTACATCcacacattttttcattaaaataacgGTATTGCAAAAAGCAGTGCTGGAGagacaacagaagaaaagagaaactcCAGAGGTATAGGAACTCAATGGCATTTTCGGGAGAGGTATTAAGGATGGAAAGTCACTTAGGATGTACAAAACCACATTAATCGTGGAAAGTTAAAGCTCCCTCGGTACCACCTGAGCAAATTAACAAACGTGGCCGAGCTGCTATATATTCACGATAACCCACCTGGAGCAACAAACTGTTTAACGCTTGTGAACTTGGCTTTGTCGGGCACTGTGGAAAGAGAACAGCCTTTCGGTACCGTCCACTCCGCGGACCTGCCGGCTTTGTCCTTGTCTTCAGCTGTTTCGTACACCTCGATGTGAGGTGGCTTCTCCGTCAGGTTCTTGCTGTAGTGACTTAACCCATACTGTGCAATCTGGATGGGATAGAAATAGCCTTGAGGTCCCCACTGGGTGGATAATGGTACACCTAcgagagagggagaaaatgaatattttagcAGCACATTCTGGAAAAACAGCGTTTGCAGCCCTGcacactcctcctcctccattccCCATCACCGCTTTACTTCTGGCGGATGATATTTGTAGGCGTCACTATTATTTAGACTCAGGGAAAGTCCATCTCAAGGAACGAATTACTCCCATTTACACTGGGATCCGTGACCAGTCAAaactgagcagaggggaacggCAGAGAAGTCCTTATCATGGCCTTCCATGCATTCTCATTTAATTGTCTACTGAAGCatcatgcttattttaaaatacatttaaaatgccctaatagattttttccccctacccTGGGGACCACTGAATCTCCAGACGACGTTACGTATAACGCAATCCCTTTAACGCCGCATCAATCTTTTCCAATTAAGCGTATGTGCTACGACTAGATTTCGGTTAGAGCTACTTGATGCTCAAAGAGCAGCCTACCCAGCACCCACAAACTGCTCCAATTACCCTACGAGGGCAGTCGGAGACGATGCTTGAGCCAGGCCCTCCACGCAGCACCAGCAGAATACACCCCGATTCTGCCACCCAGAGCTGTCCCCACACAAAACCCACCGTGCGAGCTCGATGTCCCACACCACGCTCGGTTAAAACCTCCGCCTTCCGTGAGGACGGCCAGCAGAGATGCTCCTGCAGAAACCCTGCCGAgctccagcctctcctgcctgcccttcACCAGCTCCCCGGAGGCCCAGCCTCAGATTTTCAGCGGAAAAAAAACAGCGCCACGAGCTGCCTGCTGCATCAGTGCTGCGTGTGGAACGAATACGAGCCACACGAAGAGACTTGTTTACATGCACACCTCCATAAGCGAGCAAACACACGATACTCCGGATAAAATGGATAAAAACAGGACTCTCCCAAAGTCTTGAGTTTTATTTGGAACAAATACCCAACCTCAGCATATCAATCCAAAGAGGGAATCCATCACCGCGACCCTCCTGCAGGAAACCAAGCATATTTAGCACTGTAAGCCTTTGCACGCACg
This Anser cygnoides isolate HZ-2024a breed goose chromosome 11, Taihu_goose_T2T_genome, whole genome shotgun sequence DNA region includes the following protein-coding sequences:
- the GLCE gene encoding D-glucuronyl C5-epimerase isoform X1 codes for the protein MWHQHSGSFANGTRYGVNMRCLAARVNYKTLIIICALFTLVTVLLWNRCSSDRAGPFPRSPGSLERRGAAASKGPARDAARQSEEASPQEQQKAPPVVGGFNKAPGLKYEEIDCLINDEHTIKGRREGSEVFLPFSWVEKYFEVYGKIAQYDGYDRFEFSHSYSKVYTQRAPYHPDGVFMSFEGYNVEVRDRVKCISGVEGVPLSTQWGPQGYFYPIQIAQYGLSHYSKNLTEKPPHIEVYETAEDKDKAGRSAEWTVPKGCSLSTVPDKAKFTSVKQFVAPENTEGVSLQLGNSRDFIISFDLKFITNGSISVVLETTEKNQLFTVHYVSNTQLIAFKDRDIYYGIGPRTSWSTVTRDLVTDLRKGVGLSNTKAVKQTKIMPKKVVRLVAKGRGFLDNVTISATAHMAAFFAASSWLVRNQDERGGWPIMVTRKLGEGFKSLDPGWYSAMAQGQAISTLVRAYLLTKDHTFLSSALRATAPYKLPSEQHGVKAVFMNRHDWYEEYPTSPSSFVLNGFMYSLIGLYDLKETAGEKLGKEARVLYERGMESLKAMLPLYDTGSGTIYDLRHFMLGTAPNLARWDYHTTHINQLQLLSTIDESPIFKEFVKRWKSYLRGGRAKHN
- the GLCE gene encoding D-glucuronyl C5-epimerase isoform X2, which codes for MRCLAARVNYKTLIIICALFTLVTVLLWNRCSSDRAGPFPRSPGSLERRGAAASKGPARDAARQSEEASPQEQQKAPPVVGGFNKAPGLKYEEIDCLINDEHTIKGRREGSEVFLPFSWVEKYFEVYGKIAQYDGYDRFEFSHSYSKVYTQRAPYHPDGVFMSFEGYNVEVRDRVKCISGVEGVPLSTQWGPQGYFYPIQIAQYGLSHYSKNLTEKPPHIEVYETAEDKDKAGRSAEWTVPKGCSLSTVPDKAKFTSVKQFVAPENTEGVSLQLGNSRDFIISFDLKFITNGSISVVLETTEKNQLFTVHYVSNTQLIAFKDRDIYYGIGPRTSWSTVTRDLVTDLRKGVGLSNTKAVKQTKIMPKKVVRLVAKGRGFLDNVTISATAHMAAFFAASSWLVRNQDERGGWPIMVTRKLGEGFKSLDPGWYSAMAQGQAISTLVRAYLLTKDHTFLSSALRATAPYKLPSEQHGVKAVFMNRHDWYEEYPTSPSSFVLNGFMYSLIGLYDLKETAGEKLGKEARVLYERGMESLKAMLPLYDTGSGTIYDLRHFMLGTAPNLARWDYHTTHINQLQLLSTIDESPIFKEFVKRWKSYLRGGRAKHN
- the GLCE gene encoding D-glucuronyl C5-epimerase isoform X3, coding for MSFEGYNVEVRDRVKCISGVEGVPLSTQWGPQGYFYPIQIAQYGLSHYSKNLTEKPPHIEVYETAEDKDKAGRSAEWTVPKGCSLSTVPDKAKFTSVKQFVAPENTEGVSLQLGNSRDFIISFDLKFITNGSISVVLETTEKNQLFTVHYVSNTQLIAFKDRDIYYGIGPRTSWSTVTRDLVTDLRKGVGLSNTKAVKQTKIMPKKVVRLVAKGRGFLDNVTISATAHMAAFFAASSWLVRNQDERGGWPIMVTRKLGEGFKSLDPGWYSAMAQGQAISTLVRAYLLTKDHTFLSSALRATAPYKLPSEQHGVKAVFMNRHDWYEEYPTSPSSFVLNGFMYSLIGLYDLKETAGEKLGKEARVLYERGMESLKAMLPLYDTGSGTIYDLRHFMLGTAPNLARWDYHTTHINQLQLLSTIDESPIFKEFVKRWKSYLRGGRAKHN